The proteins below are encoded in one region of Glandiceps talaboti chromosome 17, keGlaTala1.1, whole genome shotgun sequence:
- the LOC144448476 gene encoding uncharacterized protein LOC144448476, with amino-acid sequence MWSGREDDALTNDPRHNVFRVRCNGKETSLLYCADYYTYGESYIVDAATTRCNYHGYLGCYNSYLGYPVLPDIGPYGITDYEMTIQWCLNYCRERNMTYAGLNDKKYCFCGLEGAPYDRLNREANDKCDYECMGDDSQMCGGFYEFGIYRTSLGACGGQVEAPGTVYSPGFPGYYTDELSCSWTITSPAPTVINLMFSIHDFIGEEQFNIFEISNGSHYDLKFSNNKTTSCSNVVHLQFQTNSDTAGGRGMFALEISDVIPDCQPPSGLLEETRFKYNYACHYFHGDNISIECKTGYELRSSHHVIECQQNGTWNDSLPVCTVTDCGDPGELKNANRWGNIFTYNSTVIYECHDGFYGDEDSIVVCTVNGNWTTKPVCLRKSCGDPGDVENATRQGDDFTYNNTVTYTCHEGFHSDGDIVISCTSDGHWTNKPTCLEIEAEQETVVALSTAVVAGSVTGVVVLIVVVAAALVGMYIFRRRMQPCRKHEHDENSEEITVQNEEMAYEVISGKDGVTVSQIRMQDLNVNSNGEKTVNDAKVVEEDTGEQIIYHDIKEETTKNTHMVEPPANVYDNMCSYDEERIRAENNPYEISDDAVPSVDNTYYVLDVTEDTPEPKENRENGGFTDKHTMEDASVLIKNIAYESVDDICADKMDDTNRDDTVRGMKENIAYESFDAGDNDEDEYATLE; translated from the exons ACCACGGATACCTGGGATGTTACAATAGCTACTTGGGTTATCCCGTTCTACCTGATATTGGACCATATGGTATTACGGATTATGAAATGACGATTCAGTGGTGTCTCAACTATTGCAGAGAACGAAATATGACGTACGCTGGACTAAACGACAAGAAATATTGCTTTTGTGGTCTGGAGGGGGCGCCGTATGATAGGCTTAATAGAGAAGCAAATGATAAATGTGATTATGAATGCATGGGTGATGACAGTCAAATGTGTGGAGGGTTTTATGAATTTGGAATATATCGAA CTAGTCTTGGTGCATGTGGAGGTCAAGTTGAAGCACCGGGTACAGTCTACTCACCGGGATTCCCTGGATACTACACCGATGAGTTATCTTGTAGCTGGACTATTACATCACCTGCACCAACTGTAATAAATCTAATGTTTTCTATACATGACTTTATCGGAGAGGaacaatttaacatttttgaaatttctaaTGGATCTCATTATGATCTAAAATTCAGTAATAACAAAACAACATCCTGTTCAAATGTTGTTCACTTACAATTCCAAACAAACAGTGATACAGCTGGTGGTAGAGGGATGTTTGCTTTGGAAATTTCAG ATGTAATCCCAGACTGCCAACCACCATCTGGTCTTTTAGAGGAGACACGCttcaagtacaattatgcaTGTCATTATTTCCATGGTGACAATATTTCAATTGAATGTAAAACTGGATATGAATTAAGAAGTTCTCATCATGTCATAGAGTGTCAGCAAAATGGAACTTGGAATGACTCTTTACCTGTGTGTactg TCACAGATTGTGGTGATCCAGGTGAACTTAAAAACGCGAACAGATGGGGAAATATCTTCACATACAATAGTACCGTAATATACGAATGCCACGATGGTTTCTATGGTGATGAAGATAGCATCGTTGTGTGTACTGTGAATGGAAATTGGACAACTAAACCAGTTTGCCTTAGAAAAA gTTGTGGTGATCCAGGTGATGTTGAGAATGCCACTCGTCAAGGAGATGACTTCACTTACAACAATACTGTGACATATACATGTCATGAAGGTTTCCATAGTGATGGAGACATTGTTATATCATGTACGTCTGATGGACATTGGACCAACAAGCCAACATGTCTAGAAATTG AAGCAGAACAAGAAACTGTCGTTGCCCTTTCCACAG CGGTTGTAGCAGGGTCAGTGACAGGAGTGGTTgttttaattgttgttgttgctgctgcacTGGTTGGGATGTACATCTTCAGAAG ACGCATGCAGCCATGTCGAAAACACGAACACGATGAAAACTCAGAGGAGATAACAGTACAAAATGAAGAAATGGCGTACGAAGTAATAAGTGGTAAGGATGGCGTTACAGTGTCTCAAATTCGTATGCAGGATTTAAATGTAAACAGCAACGGAGAGAAGACAGTCAACGATGCAAAAGTAGTAGAGGAGGATACTGGTGAACAGATAATTTACCATGATATTAAAGAGGAGACGACCAAAAACACTCATATGGTAGAGCCTCCAGCAAATGTTTACGACAATATGTGCTCCTATGATGAGGAAAGGATCAGAGCAGAGAACAATCCATACGAGATATCAGACGATGCAGTACCGTCTGTCGACAATACCTATTACGTGCTTGACGTGACTGAAGATACCCCAGAACCAAAGGAGAATCGTGAAAATGGTGGCTTCACTGATAAACATACGATGGAAGATGCGTCTGTATTGATCAAAAACATAGCTTACGAATCTGTTGATGACATTTGTGCTGACAAGATGGACGACACAAACCGAGATGATACAGTAAGaggaatgaaagaaaatatcgCGTATGAGTCATTTGATGCTGGAGATAACGATGAAGATGAATATGCTACACTTGAGTAG